In Pseudomonadota bacterium, the genomic stretch ACCCGGGTCGGGCCGTTTGGTCTGGACCGGGCGATTTCTCTGGAAACCCTGGAGCAGTTTGGGCATAGTCCCGCGCTCTCGGGGCACCTGTTGCCGGTCGAGGCGGCGCTGGACGACATCCCGGCGCTGACTTTGAGCGAAACCGCCGCGACCCGCCTTACCTGCGGGCAGGCGATCCAGGTACCCGGAGAGAAAAGCGGTACGGTCCGGGCCACAGCGTCCGGTCGCCTGGTAGCAATTGCCGAGGTGGCCGACGGAGCGGTTCGGCCGTTGCGCGTGTTTAATCTCGACAAGAAACGGAGCCACGATGTCGATCACGGCAGAACGTAAGACCGAGCTGGTCAAGGAATTTGGCCGCGCGGACGGTGACACAGGATCACCGGAGGTCCAGGTCGCGATCCTGACGGAACGGATCACCAACCTGACCGATCACTTCAAGACCCATAAGAAGGACAAGCACTCAAGGCGTGGCCTGCTGATGTTGGTCAGCCGCCGCCGCCGCT encodes the following:
- a CDS encoding tRNA pseudouridine(55) synthase TruB, giving the protein TRVGPFGLDRAISLETLEQFGHSPALSGHLLPVEAALDDIPALTLSETAATRLTCGQAIQVPGEKSGTVRATASGRLVAIAEVADGAVRPLRVFNLDKKRSHDVDHGRT
- the rpsO gene encoding 30S ribosomal protein S15; the encoded protein is MSTRNGATMSITAERKTELVKEFGRADGDTGSPEVQVAILTERITNLTDHFKTHKKDKHSRRGLLMLVSRRRRLLDYLRRIDDERYATLIKSLGIRR